TAGTATTGTAGTACCGCGTCGAGATTGCGCGCGGCGGCCAGGGTCGTGCATTAATCGGGCTGGAACCGACCCCGAGGCCCCCTTGTCCGAAAACCCGCGCGTCCTGATCGTGGACGACGAAGCCGGCATCCGCGAAATGCTCGTCGAGTATTTCCAGATGCAGGGCTTCCGCACGGCCCAGGCCGTCGACGGCGCATCGGCCCGCGCGCAGGTCGCATCGTTCCGGCCGGATCTCGTCCTGCTCGACCTCAACATGCCCGGCGAAAACGGCTTGAGCGTCGCACGCTGGCTGCGCGAGACGACGACCGCCGGCATCATCATGCTGACCGCCGCGCACGGCACGGTCGACCGGGTCGTCGGGCTGGAAATGGGGGCCGACGACTATGTCGCAAAGCCGTGCGACCTTCGCGAACTTCTGGCGCGCGCACGCA
The sequence above is drawn from the Elusimicrobiota bacterium genome and encodes:
- a CDS encoding response regulator — translated: MSENPRVLIVDDEAGIREMLVEYFQMQGFRTAQAVDGASARAQVASFRPDLVLLDLNMPGENGLSVARWLRETTTAGIIMLTAAHGTVDRVVGLEMGADDYVAKPCDLRELLARARSVLRRRSTPPSPAVPAVPDARRVRMGRCTLELDARRLLDADGAEVVLTTMEFDLLAAFAQNPNRPLERDRLLELAHHKRWEPFD